The uncultured Cohaesibacter sp. genome segment ATCCGCAAGCCACGCTCGGTGATCCGCAGCTTGGCTCTGTGCGGATACAAGTCACTTTGCAAACGTTCGGTGTTTTCCTGCCAGTAGGTCGGTAAATCGAAAGAGCGAGGACGGGCGAAGGTTTGCGATGTTGTTTCCATCTTCAAGACGCGGCTGACACGGTAGGTTTTTACGATGCCGTCGGTCATCGCGGCCATATACCATGCCCCATTTTTCAGGATCAGGCCGACCGGGCAGACTGTGCGGTCCTTTTGGGTATGCCAACTGCGATATGTCATCCGGATGACGGCGCTGCGCCAGACGGCGTCGGCAATGTCGCGGATATAAAGCGGCTCTTCGGTTTGCTGATGCCAGGCGGAAGCGTCCAGATAGAAGCGCTGGCGCATTTGCTCGGCCCCTTCACGCAGATTTTCCGGCAAGGCTACCATGAGCTTGCTTTGAGCGGCAGCCAAAATGGATTCAAGACCGAGAATGGCAGCTGGCCCGGACATGCCTGAAAAGACCAGCGCCTCGGCTCTTCTGAAGACATCCCATTGAGGCGAACGCGATAGCCATCGAGCAATTTGTAACCACCCTCTGGACCGCGCTCGCTATAGACCGGAATTCCCGCAGCTGAAAGCGCATCGATGTCACGGTAGATGGTTCTCAGCGATACCTCATTTTCATCGGCCAGTTTTGTCGCCGTAGCATGGCCTGAGGCCTGCAAAGTGGTCAGGATATTCAAGAGACGGCTGGCACGCATGAATAATTCTCCTTTTCACGAATTATCCTACTTATACCTGACAGATTTTGACAGGTATGGTCACGTATTTTCTCGATCCTATCCAAATTCTACCCCAACCGGAGAAAACGAGACCGCGATATGACTGATCAAAGACACCTGACCCTTTACCATTGTCCGCAGACGCGCTCGAGCACCACACGCGTCATTCTGGATGAACTCGGTGCGTCCTATGAGATGCAAGTGCTGAACAAGAAAGCAGGAGAGACCCGGCAGCCGGACTATTTGAAGATCAACCCGCTTGGTAAGGTGCCAGCCATCAAGCATGGTGAGACCATTGTTACCGAGCAAATCGCAATCGCCATCTATCTGGGCGATTGTTTCCCTCAAGCAGGCCTCGCTCCGAGCATTTCTGATCCCGACCGGGGTGCTTATCTGCGCTGGATGGTCTTTTATGCGGCCTGTTTTGAGCCAGCTGTTGTCGATAAAGCGCAATCAAAGGATCCCGGACCGGAATCCATGTCAGTCTACGGCACTTATGAGAAGACGCTTGGTGTTTTGGAAACGGCCCTGTCGAACGGCCCTTACCTTTTGGGTGACCGCTTCAGCCTTGCAGACATTCAATGGGCGTCGGCTCTTCATTGGACGATGATGTTCGGTGCCGTGCCAGAAAGGGCCGTGTTTGCGGACTATCGAGACCGCATCATCGCTCGCCCAAGCTTTCAGCATGTCTTCAAGGATGATCAAAGTCTGGCCGAGGCCCAACAGGGGTAACAAGTCCGCGCCAAGAAAGGCCAGCGCATAGAGGGTCCAGCCCCACTTGCCATGAGCAAGGCGGGCTGGGTCTCACCCCAAAAGCCGCTCAGGCCTGACGCCGCAGGGTAATCTCGTAGCTGTAATTTTTCGCAGGCAAAATACTGAGCGTTATGATCTGGCTGCTGTTGTTCGCATCACGATATTGGCGGCGAAGCTCCAAAGCGTGATCGCCAGCGGTCACGTCCAGGGCAGGCGCGATGTCGTCGGGGACCGGCACCGCTCTAATCGTTTGTTCTATTTTATGAATTATGACGCTGGTCTCTTTTTCCAGCAGTACATAGATGAGGCCGGGAAAGTCTTTTATCTGCTCGGCTATTTGCCCATATTCTTCACTGAGATAGATGTCGGTCCAGCCAACAGGCACCTCTTGCCCCTCAATATGCCTTGTTTGGCGGATAAGAATCCAGCGTCGACCCGGCCGATCGCCGAGACGTTCTGCCAGTTGATCGTCTGCAACCAGCGGCTCAATCTGCTGAACTTCGCGCCAGGATGGTCCGGCAAATTGCATCAGATCGCCCGTCACCGACATGGAGTGGACATAGGTGGTCGGTGGCTCGTTGGACAGAACGCGTGTTGGCGCTCCCTGTTTTCTCTCTATCATGCCGAGGCGCTGAAGCTCTGCCATTGCAGCTCTTACCGTTGAGCGGCTGGCCTTGAAGCGGTCACTCAAGGCTGCCTCACTTGGCAACGCATCGCCAACCTTGAAAAGCCCTGATTTCAGCTCTTTCGTGATCTGCGCGGCGACATCTAGATAGCGTTTGCCCATCGTTTCCTCGGGTTCATGGTGTGATTCTGCGTGGCTTTAGTCTTGACACAAGAAAAGACTTGGATCAATATGTCCGTATAAGTTTACTTGTTCGTACAAGTTATGACAAGTCGGGGGAGAGAAATATGGCTGCCGAGACACTTGAGGGTGTGGGTAAAGCTGCTGACGTTGACAAAGCGCAGGAGTTGGACAGTGAGGGGCAAGACAGAAGCCTTTCCAAAACGCTGACCATCATTCTGATGGTTCTCTCGGCGCTTTATGCGCTTTTTCATCTCGCCGTTCTCAATTTTTGGGCGATCGATGAATGGGTTTATCGTGTCATTCACGTCAATATGGGCGCAGTGCTCGCGTTCATCGGTATCAAGGTTTGGGCGGGTGAGAAGGGGCGCAGCGTTAGCCTTATCGATTGGGCGCTGATTGCAGGCGCTGTGGGGTGTACGGCCTATGTCGCGATCAATCTTGAACAATTGATCATGCGAACGGGCGTGATCACCACCACTGGTGACTTTGTCTGCGGGATTGTTGGAAGTCTGGTGGTGCTGGAATTTGCCCGTCGTGTTGCCGGGATCATTCTGCCAGCTATTGCCTTATGCTTCGTCGCCTATGTTTTCGTAGGGCCATGGTTGCCGGGAATCCTGCATCATTCTGGCTTTGATGCGGCCAATTTCGCCTCCTATATCTATAGTCAGGATGCCATTTTTGGCATGACGGTGGCTGCGTCTTCGCGCTACATTATCCTGTTCGTTGCCTTTGCCGTTTTCTTGCAGGCATCGGGTGCGGGGGACTATTTCATGCGCCTTGCGATGGCGCTTTTCGGGTCTGCTCGAGGCGGGCCAGGCAAGGTGTCGGTTTTCTCCGGTTTGCTGTTTGGCACCGTATCGGGATCAGCTGTCGCCAATGTCGTTGCGTCGGGTACCTTTACCATTCCGCTCATGCGCCGGGTTGGGTATCCCAAGGAAAGTGCCGGGGCGATTGAAGCTGCGTCGTCTTCTGGTGGGCAGCTGGCGCCGCCCGTCATGGGGGCAGGGGCCTTCATCATGGCCGAGATCACCGGTATTCCCTATTCGGAAATTGTCGTTGCAGCTGCTTTTCCCTGTCTGCTCTTTTATCTGGCAATCTATCTCACGGTTGACCTGCAGGCCCGTCGGCTTGGGCTTAATGGGGTGCCGCGTGAAGAATTGCCCAAATTCCGCGACCTTGCACGCGATGCCTTCATGCTGCTGCCGCTGATCGTGCTGCTCTATTTGCTGCTGTCGGGTTTCTCGATCATCGCGGCTGGCACTTGGGGGCTTGCGTCTGCGCTGCTTGTGTTGCTTTGCCGAGAACTGAACTTCCCTTCGGTCATCCTGGCTTTGCCGCTGTTGCTGTTCATTATTCTGCCGCTGACCGGGATACAGGTAAATTATGCTGGTGCGATCGCGTTCATTTCAAGCATCGTGCTGATGTCCGGGCTGGCCGTGGTCAAGGGCAAGGCTGCCAAGGTGCCGACCGTTTTGCGTGTGATGATGCGTGTGATTTGGACCGGTTTGGCGGATTCTTCCCGCAAGTCCCTGCAGCTGATCAGCGTCATGGCCTGCGCGGGCATTGTCGTGGGTGTTCTTGGCTTGACCGGACTCGGTGGCCGTTTTTCATCCGTATTGCTTTCCGCTGCGGGTGAAAATGAAGCCATTGCCTTCCTGCTCGCCATGATGATTTCCATCATTCTGGGGATGGGGATGCCGACCACGGCGGCCTATGCCATCGCGGCGGCGGTTGTTGCGCCCGCGCTGATGCAAATGGGAATTTCTGCCCTTGCAGCCCATATGTTCGTTTTCTACTGCGCCGTTATCTCGGCGATCACGCCGCCGGTGGCCATTGCCGCTTTTGCCGGAGCGGCTATTGCAGGAGGCAAGCCATGGCCGACATCCATTCGAGCCATGCGCTTTGGTATCGCAGCGTTCGTTTTGCCCTTCATGTTCTACACCAGCCCGGAAATCCTGTTGCAAGGAAGCTGGACGGAAACTCTGTTTGTCTTCGGCACAGCCGTTGTTGCCGTTTACCTGATTGCGGTTGCAGGTGAGGGGCAGTTGTTTGGCAACTGTTCCGTGGCTGAGCGCGTTGTCGCGGCGGCGGCAGCCCTGTTGCTTTTGTGGTCGAGTTCCTCGACCGATGCCATTGGCGCCGCGCTTGCTGTGGGACTGGTCTTATGGGCACGCAGACGGTCAACCCGCCAACCTGAATTTGCAGCCTGATCATTTCTTTTATCCCGTTAATGAACCAATGAAAGAGGAGGAATTTCATGTCCAATCTAATCAAAAGCTTCACGGCGGCCGCGCTTGCGCTCTGCTTCAGTCTGCCTGTTGCCGCTCAGGAGCGTCCCCAGTCCATGACGATCTCAACCGCATCGCCCGGAGGCGTCTATGCCATCTATGGTGAGGGTGTTGCGCAGATCGTGACCGACAAGGTCGGTGTTGCCACATCAACAAGACAGACGCAGGGACCGGCACAGAATCTGGTCTTGTTGAAGAGCGGTCAGGTGGAGCTTGGCATGACCACATCCGGGCCGGCTTATGAGGCCATGAATGGGACGCTCGAATTGGCTCCGGGTGTTGAATATAAGGACCTTCGCGTTCTGTTTGCCATGTATCCAACTCCGTTTCAGATGGTTGCCCTTGCCAGCAATGGCACAGACTCTTTGCAGCAGCTCGATGGCCTGCGTGTTGGGGCTGGCCCACGGGCAGGAACCGGCGGCACCTTCTGGACGCGCTGGCTCAAATCGCTCGACATCAATGCCAAACTGCAATATGGCGGCATTGGCGATCAGGCCAGCCAGCTTGCCGATGGGCGCCTTGATGCAATCGTGACCGCAGGCGGCATTCCGCATCCGGCACTGTCCGAACTGGAAAACACGCAGCCGGTTACCTTCTTTGGAATGTCTGAAGAGACACGCAAGGGCATTCTGGAAGCCAACCCTTATGCGGTGAATTTCACGATTCCGAAGGGCACCTACAAGACCCCGACCGAAGATATTCAAACGCTTGCCATGTGGAACTTCATTGTGGCCGATGCATCCATGTCCGATGAGTTGGCTTATGAGATCACAAAAGCGGTTCTTGAAAATTATGACCGGATGGTGGCAACCCATTCGTCTGCCAAACAAAGCCTTGCAGAGAATATCGCCAAGGATACATTCATTCCTCTGCATCCCGGTGCCGCCCGTTACTATAAGGAAATCGGCGTTGCCATTCCAGAAGCCATCGCTCCTTGAGGATTAAGACCATGAGCCTCGCATCGACCGCTCCCGGACTTGTTACCAATACAACAGGTTATCGCCGCTCCCAGCAAATCTTCGGTGAGGAAGGAACGGTCGATGCGTATCTGCGCTTCGAAGCTGCACTTGCAGAAACAGAAGGTGCCCTTGGGGTCATTCCCAGGGAAGCCATCGATCCGATCGTCAAGAGTTGCGCTGTTGATGCCATTGACTTTGACAGTCTGCGTCAAGGCGCTGCGGTGGTCGGCTATCCGATTGTTTCGCTGGTTGCACAATTGGCCGAAAAGGTCGGCGATCATGGCCAGTGGGTTCATTATGGAGCCACCACTCAAGACGCCATGGACACCGCTCTGGTGCTGCAACTTATCGAAGCCACAGACGCGATATTGAGTGATCTGGGACCGGTCAAGGAGAGACTTGCCTTGCTTGCGGACCAGCACCGCGACACGCCAATGCCGGGGCGGACCAAAATTCAGCATGGCGTCCCGCTGTCATTTGGCTACAAGGTCGCCGTCTGGCTTGATCAGATTGAAAGAACAGGGCGGGTGCTGCGGCAAGCCCGTGAAGAGGTGGCTGTTTTGCAATTTGGCGGGGCGGTGGGCACGCTCGCGTCGCTTGGTGACGAAGGGCCGGAGGTAAGAGAGGCGCTGGCAAGGCGTCTTGGACTTGCCTGTCCGGATATCTCCTGGCATGTCAGCCGGGACAGGATGGCGCTTTTGGCAAGTGCGCTTGGCACCTTGGCGGCAGCCTTTGGCAAAATGGCGATGGATATCGCGCTCATGATGTCAACGGAAGTCAGGGAGCTTGTCGAGCCGGCCATGGATGGGCGGGGAAGCTCGTCTACGATGCCTCAAAAGCGCAATCCGGTTATGTGTGAGGCCATCGTCGAATCTGCACGTTCGATCCAGCATGTTCCCGGCGTCTTGCTTGACGCGATGCTGCAGGAATATGAGCGCGGCATCGGTCAAGGCTATCGAGAGCGGGTTGCGCTTTGCGATGCCGTTTCGCATTTGGCCGGGATTGTGTCTTTGAGCCATGATCTTCTGTCTGGTTTGGTTGTTAATCGCGATCAAATGCAAAGCAATCTAAGCCTGACCCACGGTCTCATTCATTCCGAGGCCATCATGATGTTTCTGTCCAGAAGACTGGGCCGGCTTGAGGCTCACCATGTTTTGCAGAAAGTGGCGCGCCGTATCGAAATGTCCAACGAGGAGATCGGCTCGGTCCTTATGGATGAGAGCGGCATCGATTTCCCGACTGATCTTCTGGAAGCGACGGAGCCGGTTTCCCGCGCAGATTCCATGATCGAAGCGGTCTTAAGCAACGTCAGGCCGTAAGTTCCTCTCAGCATCTATGGGACCGACTGGGTGGACCATCCAGTCGCATGGCCGTGGGTGTATGGGATTTGGTCACCCTATTTCAAAAGAGGGCCTGCCTGATCGAGATATGATGAGTCGAAATCGGCAAATTCGACAAGGCGATCATAATTGTCAAAGACCACCAGCCCATCGCGAAATGTAACCATTCCTGTTTCGCGCAATTGTCTCAAGACCCGGTTGACATGCACCGCGCTCAGGCCCAGCGCGTCGGCCAGAAGTGGCTGAGTGAGCGGACAGGAAAAGCCGGCTTTGCTGCCATGCCCGATGAGGGAAAGACGGGCATCCATCTCGAGCAGAAAATGGGCCATGCGCTCTGCTGAATTGCGACGCCCGATATTGACCAAGTGCTCAACGACCATGGCTTCATCCCGTGACAGGGCCCAGAGCAGAGCCATGGCAAGCCGTGGATATTGAGCAAAGGTGGCGAGAAGGCCGGGCATCAAGATTTCACATACTTCAATTTCCGTTATGGGTTCGATGTTGTGGTCGGAGGTGTGAAACAGGACACTTCTTACGCCCAGGAAATCACCGGGTATCTGGAAATCAACGATCTGCCGGGTTCCGTCAGCCTGAATTTTGTAAGAGCAAACCCAGCCACTCATCAAAATGAAGGCGGCCTGATTGGTCTCGCCCTGTTTTACCAGATCCTGCCCGACTTGTACTTTTCTGCTCTTTTTGAGCAATTGCCCCAAAATCTCGAGTTCGTGGTCTGACAACCCAATGAAAGCGCTTAGCTTCTTTGCGATTGGCGTGTTCAGTATCGTCTTCATTGCAGCAGCACGCCTTTTGACAGCAGGGAGAAACAACTCAAGATGCTGATCTTGATCAGTCCATCATATCGGAATGTTTGGGAAGATAGGGAAAATAAATTGTCGCCAATTCTTTGAGGGAATTAAAATATGAGCGAGATACAACCCATTGCAGGGATTGCTGCGCTTTCAATCTGCGAGTCACTTCTTTTGGCGCTGAATGATCACAAGATCATGACGGACGCCCAGATACTCGGGGTTCTGGAAGATGCTGCCGCCGCGCACGAGAATGTGGCCAAAAATACCAAGGATGCCGAAACGCACCACCAGGTCTCAGTGCTGATCAACAAGATCATCGACGGAGGCAATGCGGGGCGTCACCGATAACGGGCACACGAGGCGTGGCTCGCAAATTTATGCGCCTTGGTGCTCCGGCTGTGTTCCACCAAAAGAGTGTCTGTTTTCATTCCCCGTTCAACGGGATGGCGACGCGGCGAATGGATCATTTTGATGAATAGAGAGTGGTGAGATCAATGAAGAAAGTGACCGATATAGTGCGACATGCGCTAATCGCGATTGCGTGGTTTGCAAACATACCAATGGAAAGCCCGCAGCAGCGACCAAATGCCGACATCTTTACCGACCCCCTTAGAGGACGCTGGTTTTTCAGCTGTAGATCATCATGGGCTTAGTCTTTCCAAACCAGACCTGTAACGTCGATGAAGATACAGGCATTGTCCGGTTTTCCGGATATGATGGCATCATGGAAGTCCGCTTTTCCATGACTGTCGAGACGCTTGATCTTGTTATGAAGTCTTATAACGAAGGGAGCCAACCACACAAACAAGCCTTCGAGGCGCTGAGATCTCGCATTCAGAACGCCGCGGTGCGTGCTTATGGCAGGACAAGGAAATCTTTCTACAGATTGGGACCTGATGCGGGCTTCTAGAGCAATTCTCGGGGACACCTGTTCACGAGAATGCAATACCATGCTGAGAAATGGCGTTTAATTCGAAACCGGTGACCCGGTTTATCTTAAAGGCGCTCTAGGCGGAAGAGTGGCTCTTTCCAATTGGATTTCTCGCGGGTTGGTTTTTGGGTGTTAGGAAGCCAGAGAGCTCGCTCAAGCTGCAAATAGTCTTTCGAGGTTAACTTTGATCAGTACCCGTTCTGCGCAGGCGAAGTAACCTGCCCGCAGAAGAGCGGTGATTTTGCCGCAGGAGAATGTGATATGAATACCCCTGAATGGCTAAAACCTGGACTATATGGCGCTGTAATTGGCGCGGTATGCGTTGGTGTTATCGGATTTGCTTGGGGCGGCTGGATGACAGCGTCTGCCTCCAACAAAATGGCAGTATCCATGGCTCATGACGATGTGATCACAGCCCTTGTTCCTGTCTGTGTTGATCAATCCAAGAAAGACATGAATCGTCAGACAACCGTCACAAAAATCAAGGACGCTTCGAGCTACAAGCGACGTGACGTGGTTATGGAAAGTGGCTGGGCGACGGTTCCGGGCACAGAAAAGCCGAACCGCGATTTGGCTCAGGCTTGCCTGATTGCTCTTAATCTCGACAAATAGCCGGTTGAGCCACTGGCTGTC includes the following:
- a CDS encoding WYL domain-containing protein is translated as MVALPENLREGAEQMRQRFYLDASAWHQQTEEPLYIRDIADAVWRSAVIRMTYRSWHTQKDRTVCPVGLILKNGAWYMAAMTDGIVKTYRVSRVLKMETTSQTFARPRSFDLPTYWQENTERLQSDLYPHRAKLRITERGLRILKGISPAYVCAHMEISNPDANGHRIVTLPSASKEQAIHELLQFGHELEVLAPAELREAMTATTRQMAALYQQ
- a CDS encoding HTH domain-containing protein codes for the protein MRASRLLNILTTLQASGHATATKLADENEVSLRTIYRDIDALSAAGIPVYSERGPEGGYKLLDGYRVRLNGMSSEEPRRWSFQACPGQLPFSVLNPFWLPLKASSW
- a CDS encoding glutathione S-transferase family protein codes for the protein MTDQRHLTLYHCPQTRSSTTRVILDELGASYEMQVLNKKAGETRQPDYLKINPLGKVPAIKHGETIVTEQIAIAIYLGDCFPQAGLAPSISDPDRGAYLRWMVFYAACFEPAVVDKAQSKDPGPESMSVYGTYEKTLGVLETALSNGPYLLGDRFSLADIQWASALHWTMMFGAVPERAVFADYRDRIIARPSFQHVFKDDQSLAEAQQG
- a CDS encoding GntR family transcriptional regulator; the encoded protein is MGKRYLDVAAQITKELKSGLFKVGDALPSEAALSDRFKASRSTVRAAMAELQRLGMIERKQGAPTRVLSNEPPTTYVHSMSVTGDLMQFAGPSWREVQQIEPLVADDQLAERLGDRPGRRWILIRQTRHIEGQEVPVGWTDIYLSEEYGQIAEQIKDFPGLIYVLLEKETSVIIHKIEQTIRAVPVPDDIAPALDVTAGDHALELRRQYRDANNSSQIITLSILPAKNYSYEITLRRQA
- a CDS encoding TRAP transporter fused permease subunit — its product is MAAETLEGVGKAADVDKAQELDSEGQDRSLSKTLTIILMVLSALYALFHLAVLNFWAIDEWVYRVIHVNMGAVLAFIGIKVWAGEKGRSVSLIDWALIAGAVGCTAYVAINLEQLIMRTGVITTTGDFVCGIVGSLVVLEFARRVAGIILPAIALCFVAYVFVGPWLPGILHHSGFDAANFASYIYSQDAIFGMTVAASSRYIILFVAFAVFLQASGAGDYFMRLAMALFGSARGGPGKVSVFSGLLFGTVSGSAVANVVASGTFTIPLMRRVGYPKESAGAIEAASSSGGQLAPPVMGAGAFIMAEITGIPYSEIVVAAAFPCLLFYLAIYLTVDLQARRLGLNGVPREELPKFRDLARDAFMLLPLIVLLYLLLSGFSIIAAGTWGLASALLVLLCRELNFPSVILALPLLLFIILPLTGIQVNYAGAIAFISSIVLMSGLAVVKGKAAKVPTVLRVMMRVIWTGLADSSRKSLQLISVMACAGIVVGVLGLTGLGGRFSSVLLSAAGENEAIAFLLAMMISIILGMGMPTTAAYAIAAAVVAPALMQMGISALAAHMFVFYCAVISAITPPVAIAAFAGAAIAGGKPWPTSIRAMRFGIAAFVLPFMFYTSPEILLQGSWTETLFVFGTAVVAVYLIAVAGEGQLFGNCSVAERVVAAAAALLLLWSSSSTDAIGAALAVGLVLWARRRSTRQPEFAA
- a CDS encoding TAXI family TRAP transporter solute-binding subunit; protein product: MSNLIKSFTAAALALCFSLPVAAQERPQSMTISTASPGGVYAIYGEGVAQIVTDKVGVATSTRQTQGPAQNLVLLKSGQVELGMTTSGPAYEAMNGTLELAPGVEYKDLRVLFAMYPTPFQMVALASNGTDSLQQLDGLRVGAGPRAGTGGTFWTRWLKSLDINAKLQYGGIGDQASQLADGRLDAIVTAGGIPHPALSELENTQPVTFFGMSEETRKGILEANPYAVNFTIPKGTYKTPTEDIQTLAMWNFIVADASMSDELAYEITKAVLENYDRMVATHSSAKQSLAENIAKDTFIPLHPGAARYYKEIGVAIPEAIAP
- a CDS encoding adenylosuccinate lyase family protein; the encoded protein is MSLASTAPGLVTNTTGYRRSQQIFGEEGTVDAYLRFEAALAETEGALGVIPREAIDPIVKSCAVDAIDFDSLRQGAAVVGYPIVSLVAQLAEKVGDHGQWVHYGATTQDAMDTALVLQLIEATDAILSDLGPVKERLALLADQHRDTPMPGRTKIQHGVPLSFGYKVAVWLDQIERTGRVLRQAREEVAVLQFGGAVGTLASLGDEGPEVREALARRLGLACPDISWHVSRDRMALLASALGTLAAAFGKMAMDIALMMSTEVRELVEPAMDGRGSSSTMPQKRNPVMCEAIVESARSIQHVPGVLLDAMLQEYERGIGQGYRERVALCDAVSHLAGIVSLSHDLLSGLVVNRDQMQSNLSLTHGLIHSEAIMMFLSRRLGRLEAHHVLQKVARRIEMSNEEIGSVLMDESGIDFPTDLLEATEPVSRADSMIEAVLSNVRP
- a CDS encoding Crp/Fnr family transcriptional regulator, coding for MKTILNTPIAKKLSAFIGLSDHELEILGQLLKKSRKVQVGQDLVKQGETNQAAFILMSGWVCSYKIQADGTRQIVDFQIPGDFLGVRSVLFHTSDHNIEPITEIEVCEILMPGLLATFAQYPRLAMALLWALSRDEAMVVEHLVNIGRRNSAERMAHFLLEMDARLSLIGHGSKAGFSCPLTQPLLADALGLSAVHVNRVLRQLRETGMVTFRDGLVVFDNYDRLVEFADFDSSYLDQAGPLLK